The Tistrella bauzanensis genome window below encodes:
- a CDS encoding type II secretion system protein has translation MTDITSIRPDTDQPALAASHRRDRPGDGDRGFTLVEVAIALMVIALLVGTVLQAQGMVGNTRVQALISDVGAIRTAFSQFQERYGALPGDYAGAAGLRTGVAPGNGDGVLAGTGPSDESAAVWQHLTAAQFLTNLKIPATGVLVPATPLGGQYQVFQDSTGTWLRIGNMATSDNSGPLLTVEQARRLDQELDDGLPATGSVMNKTPACQGEGINIYNLTSSATCLVQVLMP, from the coding sequence ATGACGGACATCACATCCATCCGCCCCGACACGGACCAGCCCGCTCTTGCAGCCAGCCATCGGCGCGACCGGCCGGGCGATGGCGATCGCGGGTTCACCCTGGTCGAGGTCGCGATTGCCCTGATGGTCATCGCCCTGCTGGTCGGTACGGTTCTGCAGGCGCAAGGCATGGTCGGCAACACCCGCGTGCAGGCGCTCATATCGGATGTCGGTGCCATCCGGACCGCCTTCTCCCAGTTTCAGGAACGCTATGGCGCCCTGCCGGGAGATTATGCCGGCGCGGCTGGTCTGAGAACGGGGGTCGCGCCCGGCAATGGCGATGGCGTGCTGGCCGGCACCGGCCCCAGCGATGAAAGCGCCGCGGTCTGGCAGCATCTGACCGCGGCGCAGTTCCTGACCAATCTGAAGATCCCGGCGACCGGTGTCCTGGTGCCGGCAACGCCGCTGGGCGGTCAGTACCAGGTCTTTCAAGATTCCACCGGCACCTGGTTGCGGATCGGCAACATGGCGACCAGCGACAACTCCGGGCCCCTGCTGACGGTCGAACAGGCGCGGCGACTGGATCAGGAACTGGATGACGGTCTGCCCGCCACGGGCAGCGTCATGAACAAGACCCCCGCCTGCCAGGGTGAGGGCATCAACATCTATAACCTTACATCCAGCGCCACATGTCTGGTCCAGGTGCTGATGCCGTGA
- a CDS encoding type II secretion system protein GspD encodes MIPRLPTRPIRPLLIMLLIMLPALMLAACGAADQRDRAQGLSRDDYRALAGAPSATPPPDQEPVVQPPPVPDPDDDEAVAVPSAADLALLNRPVTITATDRVPVADLVAELAGQAGIDVVIDPALDGAARVSLDRTPLGRALAAIGRQAGFVSRIEDGVLVVERDRPVVRTYRIEQPDMVRSVQGAVAASSELDTVGTGGGGNADRNGSSIAIRNHTDGDFWTDLEGSLAAVLGIPALASADVMAADPARPRLTVNRRVGLVAIYGDARAQEAARRVIDGLRRTAARQVLIEARVVEVALNEGYEAGINWSAVLSGDVVLGGRFGAPAARIANGVDDVFSVGINGSDIDALIGLVARFGAVRTLSSPRMTVLNNQTALLKVAENAVYFTLDVERETDDETGDTRLTVNSRLNTVPIGLVLAVQPVVSSNGSTVVMTVRPTITRVAREVPDPGVAVVSQNQVESLVPVVEVRELDSVLRMQSGEIMIMGGLMEERARLDESGAPVLKDLPWLGRLFRADSDQTRTVELVVFLRATILAAPGAGQGSGTVAPADIDLYRGFTTDPRPLPFPSRRSRPAAAPLPPAPTSNAPPPIPIPDESEPQR; translated from the coding sequence ATGATCCCCCGCCTGCCGACACGGCCGATCAGGCCCCTGCTGATCATGCTTCTGATCATGCTGCCGGCCCTGATGCTGGCCGCCTGCGGGGCTGCCGATCAACGCGACCGGGCGCAGGGGTTGAGCCGAGACGACTATCGCGCGCTCGCAGGCGCACCGTCCGCCACGCCGCCGCCGGATCAGGAGCCGGTGGTTCAGCCACCGCCGGTGCCTGATCCCGATGATGACGAGGCCGTCGCGGTGCCATCCGCCGCCGATCTGGCGCTGTTGAACCGTCCGGTGACGATCACCGCCACCGATCGGGTGCCGGTCGCGGATCTGGTGGCGGAACTGGCAGGGCAGGCCGGCATCGATGTGGTGATCGATCCGGCGCTGGATGGTGCCGCACGGGTTTCGCTGGACCGGACGCCGCTGGGACGGGCCCTTGCGGCCATCGGCCGGCAGGCGGGCTTCGTGTCGCGGATCGAGGATGGCGTTCTGGTGGTGGAGCGCGACCGGCCGGTGGTGCGCACGTATCGCATCGAGCAGCCCGATATGGTGCGCAGCGTGCAGGGCGCGGTTGCCGCCTCGTCGGAACTCGACACCGTCGGCACCGGTGGTGGTGGCAATGCCGATCGCAACGGATCGTCGATCGCGATCCGCAACCACACCGACGGCGATTTCTGGACCGATCTGGAAGGCTCGCTGGCGGCCGTGCTGGGTATTCCGGCTCTGGCATCCGCCGATGTCATGGCCGCCGATCCCGCCCGCCCGCGGCTGACGGTGAACCGCCGTGTCGGTCTGGTCGCCATTTATGGCGATGCCCGCGCGCAGGAGGCCGCCCGCCGGGTGATCGACGGCCTGCGCCGCACGGCGGCACGTCAGGTGCTGATCGAGGCGCGGGTGGTGGAAGTTGCGCTGAACGAAGGCTATGAGGCGGGCATCAACTGGTCGGCGGTGCTGTCGGGCGATGTGGTTCTGGGCGGCCGGTTCGGTGCGCCCGCCGCCCGGATCGCCAATGGCGTCGATGATGTGTTCAGCGTCGGCATCAATGGCAGCGACATCGATGCGCTGATCGGGCTGGTGGCGCGGTTCGGCGCGGTGCGCACCTTGTCGAGCCCGCGCATGACGGTGCTGAACAATCAGACCGCTCTGCTGAAGGTGGCCGAGAACGCGGTCTATTTCACGCTGGATGTGGAACGCGAGACCGATGACGAGACCGGCGACACCCGGCTGACGGTGAATTCCCGCCTGAACACCGTGCCGATCGGTCTGGTGCTGGCGGTGCAGCCGGTTGTGTCGTCCAACGGCAGCACCGTGGTGATGACCGTGCGCCCGACCATCACCCGCGTCGCCCGCGAGGTGCCCGATCCCGGCGTGGCGGTGGTGTCGCAGAACCAGGTGGAAAGCCTGGTGCCGGTGGTGGAGGTGCGCGAGCTGGACTCGGTTCTGCGCATGCAGTCGGGCGAGATCATGATCATGGGCGGGCTGATGGAAGAACGCGCCCGCCTGGATGAAAGCGGCGCACCGGTGCTGAAGGATCTGCCCTGGCTGGGCCGGCTGTTCCGCGCCGACAGCGACCAGACCCGGACGGTGGAACTGGTCGTGTTTCTGCGCGCCACCATTCTGGCCGCTCCCGGCGCGGGCCAGGGCAGCGGCACCGTGGCGCCTGCCGATATCGACCTGTATCGCGGCTTCACCACCGATCCCAGACCGCTGCCATTCCCGTCGCGCCGCAGTCGCCCGGCGGCGGCGCCGCTTCCGCCTGCTCCCACCTCGAACGCCCCTCCCCCGATTCCCATCCCAGATGAAAGCGAGCCCCAGAGATGA
- a CDS encoding type II secretion system F family protein, translating to MTTPSDPIAGPQAGLWRFRAVDADGTLIRGRISASDVDAAAGRLEARGLDPIAIRRIRDGGRWQARLSGLLAGEAERHAALAEGWSAVALHLSADRDLPAALDAASRGGLARTVARPFAAMAGAIRTGRSPTDAAAACASDLGPVAPAVFAVAERTGRLVRAIEDLARHHEMEGGIHGRITRALRYPMVLGLTTTASMVALIGGALPELAGLMTELGVDSDDPTLALAIAIGDAPELAIGLIIGLPVALVLGLRLASRRPSVARLLDRWSPVMRLRHQLAAARSLRALVLAADAGAPVTDALALAAIGAADPDLAGRLDDARRLIARGMPPADALAMLEPWPPVAQGPLVAGAAAGRLTEAARSAVKALDRSIERSVDRLTALLEPALVMVLALVIAGIGRLVLGALYSGLAEVGG from the coding sequence ATGACCACACCATCCGATCCGATAGCCGGGCCGCAGGCGGGCCTGTGGCGGTTCCGTGCCGTCGATGCCGACGGCACGCTGATCCGTGGCCGGATATCGGCCAGCGATGTCGATGCGGCCGCCGGCCGGCTGGAGGCACGCGGACTGGACCCGATCGCCATTCGCCGCATCCGCGATGGCGGACGGTGGCAGGCGCGGCTGTCGGGCCTGCTGGCGGGTGAAGCCGAACGCCATGCCGCCCTGGCCGAAGGCTGGTCGGCGGTGGCGCTGCATCTGTCGGCCGATCGCGACCTGCCGGCAGCGCTGGACGCCGCCAGCCGCGGCGGCCTTGCCCGCACCGTGGCGCGGCCGTTCGCGGCCATGGCCGGGGCGATCCGCACCGGCCGGTCGCCAACCGACGCCGCCGCGGCCTGCGCGTCCGATCTGGGCCCGGTGGCACCGGCGGTGTTCGCGGTGGCCGAACGCACGGGCCGTCTGGTTCGGGCGATCGAGGATCTGGCCCGCCATCACGAGATGGAAGGCGGCATTCATGGCCGCATCACCCGCGCGCTGCGCTATCCGATGGTTCTGGGCCTGACCACCACCGCATCGATGGTGGCGCTGATCGGCGGCGCCTTGCCGGAACTTGCCGGCCTGATGACCGAACTGGGCGTGGACAGCGACGACCCCACCCTGGCGCTGGCGATCGCCATCGGCGATGCGCCCGAACTGGCCATCGGCCTGATCATCGGCCTGCCGGTAGCGCTGGTTCTGGGCCTGCGGCTGGCAAGCCGCAGGCCCAGCGTGGCCCGCCTGCTGGACCGCTGGTCGCCTGTGATGCGGCTGCGTCATCAACTGGCGGCCGCGCGCAGCCTGCGGGCGCTGGTTCTGGCGGCCGATGCCGGCGCGCCGGTGACCGATGCCCTGGCACTGGCAGCGATTGGGGCCGCCGATCCCGACCTTGCCGGCCGGCTCGACGATGCCCGGCGCCTGATCGCACGCGGCATGCCGCCCGCCGACGCGCTGGCGATGCTGGAACCCTGGCCACCGGTTGCCCAGGGGCCGCTGGTCGCGGGCGCCGCCGCCGGCCGGCTGACCGAGGCGGCGCGCAGCGCCGTGAAGGCGCTGGATCGCAGCATCGAACGCTCGGTCGACCGGCTGACCGCCTTGCTGGAACCGGCCCTGGTGATGGTTCTGGCTCTGGTCATCGCCGGCATCGGCCGGCTGGTGCTGGGCGCGCTCTATTCCGGTCTGGCAGAGGTCGGCGGATGA
- a CDS encoding GspE/PulE family protein produces the protein MNMINSSNSTSRPRDLVDALVARGLIAPDAADLVRREAARIPGGSFVRAIEHMALVDEADLVSVLAAESRLGVWTGVDGGPDHPPLDAALGRRMPAEALVAAGTVPITVKAGRLVLAMLDPDDLAAAETMRRRLGHGGGITGVVIGRTAFAGLIGHLHRGTELVDAMIRAATDRGHGDGLTMAAEAAASDDPFRDAHAPAAEESSITRLADGLITSAVRAGASDIHLDPAAGHMQLRLRIDGVLNAYRVLDASLALGLITRLKVLAGLDAVVTLQPQDGRFTTRADGLPVDIRIATHPTVHGEAAVLRLLDADRRLMQLGGLGLATPVSAALARVVQRPDGIIVVAGPTGSGKSTTLRALVGAIDRRRLAVATLEDPVEYPLNGVRQTDLSRLPGLDFAGGIRSLMRQDPDVLLIGEMRDEATAAMAYRAAITGHRVFTTLHAGDVLGVIDRLRDLRLSPVRLAGVLSAVVVQRLIRRVCPSCTDPVPHDPGAVGMEVSARPRGCPACGFQGFRGRIPVCELLVPDAGFEALLAKDAPRPRLAAALAAAGHRRLIDHARDLLAGGLTTRAEIEAVIGPLDA, from the coding sequence ATGAATATGATTAACAGTAGCAATTCCACCAGCAGGCCCCGGGATCTGGTTGATGCGCTGGTGGCGCGGGGGCTGATCGCGCCGGATGCGGCGGATCTGGTCCGACGCGAGGCGGCACGCATTCCCGGTGGCTCATTTGTGCGAGCCATAGAACATATGGCGCTGGTCGACGAGGCCGATCTGGTGTCGGTGCTGGCGGCCGAATCCCGCCTGGGTGTGTGGACGGGTGTGGATGGCGGGCCGGACCACCCGCCGCTCGACGCGGCGCTGGGCCGGCGGATGCCCGCCGAGGCGCTGGTCGCCGCCGGCACGGTCCCGATCACCGTGAAGGCCGGACGGCTGGTTCTTGCCATGCTCGATCCGGACGATCTGGCGGCCGCCGAAACCATGCGGCGTCGCCTGGGGCATGGCGGCGGCATCACGGGCGTGGTCATCGGCCGCACGGCCTTTGCCGGCCTGATCGGGCATCTCCATCGCGGTACGGAATTGGTCGATGCCATGATCCGCGCCGCCACCGATCGCGGCCATGGCGACGGCCTGACGATGGCGGCGGAGGCTGCCGCATCCGACGATCCGTTCCGCGATGCCCATGCGCCCGCCGCGGAGGAGAGCAGCATCACCCGGCTGGCGGACGGGCTGATCACCAGCGCGGTGCGCGCCGGGGCATCGGATATTCATCTGGATCCCGCCGCCGGCCATATGCAGTTGCGGCTGCGGATCGACGGGGTGCTGAACGCCTATCGGGTGCTGGATGCCAGCCTGGCGCTGGGCCTGATCACCCGGCTGAAGGTGCTGGCGGGACTGGATGCCGTGGTCACGCTGCAACCGCAGGATGGCCGCTTCACCACCCGCGCCGACGGCCTGCCGGTGGATATCCGCATCGCCACCCACCCGACGGTTCACGGCGAGGCCGCGGTTCTGCGCCTGCTCGACGCCGACCGGCGGCTGATGCAGCTTGGCGGGCTGGGGCTGGCGACACCGGTTTCGGCCGCACTGGCCCGGGTGGTGCAGCGGCCCGACGGGATCATCGTGGTGGCCGGGCCGACCGGCAGCGGCAAGAGCACCACCTTGCGGGCGCTGGTGGGCGCGATCGATCGGCGACGGCTGGCGGTGGCGACACTGGAAGATCCGGTGGAATACCCGCTCAACGGCGTTCGGCAGACCGATCTGTCGCGCCTGCCGGGGCTGGACTTCGCCGGCGGCATCCGGTCGCTGATGCGCCAGGACCCTGACGTGCTGCTGATCGGCGAGATGCGTGACGAGGCGACCGCCGCCATGGCCTATCGCGCCGCGATCACCGGTCACCGGGTGTTCACCACGCTGCATGCCGGCGACGTTCTGGGGGTGATCGACCGGCTGCGCGATCTGCGCCTGTCACCCGTCAGGTTGGCAGGCGTGCTGTCGGCAGTGGTGGTGCAGCGGCTGATCCGGCGGGTCTGTCCGTCCTGCACCGATCCGGTCCCCCACGATCCGGGTGCCGTCGGCATGGAGGTGAGCGCGCGGCCGCGTGGTTGCCCCGCCTGCGGCTTTCAAGGCTTCCGTGGCCGGATACCGGTCTGCGAACTGCTGGTGCCGGATGCGGGGTTCGAGGCATTGCTGGCCAAGGATGCGCCCCGGCCGCGTCTGGCGGCCGCCCTTGCCGCGGCCGGGCACCGGCGGCTGATCGACCATGCCCGCGACCTGCTGGCCGGCGGCCTGACCACACGGGCCGAGATCGAAGCCGTGATCGGGCCGCTCGACGCATGA
- a CDS encoding peroxidase-related enzyme (This protein belongs to a clade of uncharacterized proteins related to peroxidases such as the alkylhydroperoxidase AhpD.), protein MTTTPISTAISRFSVPALADMPQDIRDRLLAVQEKSGFIPNVFLVLARRPDEFRAFFAYHDALMDKPGNLTKAEREMIVVATSNANGCQYCVVAHGAILRIRARNPLIADQIAINYRKADITDRQRAMLDFAMKVAFEAQLVDEDDYAGLAAHGFTEDDAWDIAGIAAFFGLSNRMANVTRMRPNDEFYSMGR, encoded by the coding sequence ATGACCACCACGCCGATCAGCACCGCCATCAGCCGCTTTTCCGTGCCGGCCCTCGCCGACATGCCCCAGGACATCCGCGACCGCCTGCTGGCGGTTCAGGAGAAATCCGGCTTCATCCCGAACGTGTTTCTGGTGCTGGCGCGCCGCCCGGATGAATTCCGCGCGTTTTTCGCCTATCACGACGCGCTGATGGACAAGCCCGGCAATCTGACCAAAGCCGAGCGCGAGATGATCGTGGTGGCGACCAGCAATGCCAATGGCTGCCAGTACTGCGTGGTCGCCCACGGCGCCATTCTGCGGATCCGGGCCAGGAATCCGCTGATCGCCGACCAGATCGCGATCAACTATCGCAAGGCCGACATCACCGATCGTCAGCGCGCCATGCTCGATTTCGCCATGAAGGTGGCCTTCGAGGCGCAACTCGTGGACGAAGACGACTATGCCGGCCTGGCAGCCCATGGCTTCACGGAAGACGACGCCTGGGACATTGCCGGCATCGCCGCGTTCTTCGGCCTGTCGAACCGGATGGCGAACGTCACCCGGATGCGCCCGAACGACGAATTCTACAGCATGGGTCGCTGA
- the acuR gene encoding acrylate utilization transcriptional regulator AcuR: MTIAPSPDIQRKRGRPRKATAADGDTRDMLLRAGVVALTERGFSAVGLDEILRAARVPKGSFYHYFASKEAFGAALIDAYATYFARKLDRWLADETRPPLTRLADFIADATTGMARHGYRRGCLVGNLGQEIGTLPDRFRAQLQQVFADWQARTAACLRAAQADGAIARDHDCDQLAALFWIGWEGAVLRAKLERSPAALDLFARGFFRCLAAAATPDPPTPAPHRRPAA; this comes from the coding sequence ATGACCATTGCACCCAGCCCGGACATCCAGCGGAAGCGCGGCCGCCCCCGCAAGGCGACAGCAGCGGATGGCGACACCCGCGACATGCTGCTGCGTGCCGGCGTCGTGGCCCTGACAGAGCGGGGCTTTTCGGCCGTGGGGCTGGACGAGATCCTGCGTGCGGCCCGGGTGCCAAAAGGCTCGTTCTATCACTATTTCGCCAGCAAGGAGGCGTTCGGCGCCGCGTTGATCGACGCCTATGCCACCTATTTCGCCCGCAAACTGGACCGCTGGCTGGCCGACGAGACCCGGCCACCGCTGACGCGCCTGGCGGATTTCATCGCCGATGCCACCACCGGCATGGCACGCCATGGCTATCGTCGCGGCTGTCTGGTCGGCAATCTGGGCCAGGAGATCGGCACCCTGCCCGACCGGTTCCGCGCTCAGTTGCAACAGGTCTTCGCCGACTGGCAGGCCCGCACCGCCGCCTGTCTGCGCGCGGCCCAGGCCGATGGCGCGATCGCGCGCGATCATGACTGCGACCAGCTTGCCGCACTGTTCTGGATCGGCTGGGAAGGGGCGGTGCTGCGCGCCAAGCTGGAGCGGAGCCCGGCCGCACTCGACCTGTTCGCCCGGGGATTTTTCCGGTGTCTGGCCGCAGCCGCCACACCGGACCCGCCGACACCTGCCCCCCACCGCCGACCTGCTGCCTGA
- a CDS encoding ATP-binding protein, translated as MNGNDWISVLLPLSQNLGLLALAALGFGMVNRWQHRLGNHGHGLCVGVLFGVVSIASMLLPITIKDGLFFDARSVLLILSAPFGGPLATVVTGIMIGGWRMLSGGAGVAPALASIGVIGVLSIAWWLWRRSSGIRFTDLPIAGALVGGSPVVVVPAFFGIMEGGRILSVIGTPIMLVSVVGTIVFGSLMLMERQRRRTETALLAERQRFRAMADSVPGAFLQCLLPADGPPAIIYAGNGIRDITGGIDAARICADPAQLDDLVADHAPRRAMAAIRDAMLGIGPSRFGLPLVGRDGITRWAMLHVAAPQTLANGDRVADVLAIDVSDLHRTEEELRAAQVTAEQANAAKSMFLANMSHELRTPMTGVLGMLDLLDASPLNDKQQRWVTAMRRSAGGLMTLLDDILDLSKIEAGRLSLSEEPLVLDRLVGDVLGLFEGRASQKGLALTVRRASGVPDAILADPMRLRQVLMNLVGNAIKFTDSGFIEIRLDVLAGRHGGPDRIAIAVADTGVGIASQDLAQIFDPFTQARGPMSGQPGGTGLGLAISHRLTTAMGGELSVDSLPGVGSVFTVYLPCRPVTPPTTIAGPVIGDEAAALTGGRFSGRRVLVAEDNPVNRELMGEALHRMGFTVTVVEDGAAAVDISARQPFDVIIMDMQMPRMDGVAATRAIRARGDTVPIMALSADAMVENRPRYFDAGIDAFVAKPVNWVELRTTLITLLAGAPPSLPVDHSPLPPPAPADNPSDPGADPGQGADPLARLTAMPVIDDHRRAALDMALGADRSTMLYALFAESAIGSGRQVQAAIADGDANAYRSALHALKGLAANYGFVRLASLCASLEAMSLAEAGVLTERLDAEIHAAAARS; from the coding sequence ATGAACGGGAATGACTGGATCTCGGTGTTGCTGCCGCTCAGCCAGAATCTCGGCCTTCTGGCTCTGGCGGCACTTGGCTTCGGTATGGTGAACCGCTGGCAGCACCGGCTTGGCAACCATGGCCATGGCCTGTGCGTGGGCGTGTTGTTCGGGGTGGTGTCGATCGCCTCGATGCTGCTGCCGATCACGATCAAAGACGGGCTGTTTTTCGATGCGCGGTCGGTGCTGCTGATCCTGTCGGCACCGTTTGGCGGCCCGCTTGCCACCGTCGTCACCGGCATCATGATCGGCGGCTGGCGGATGCTGTCGGGCGGCGCGGGCGTCGCACCGGCCCTGGCATCGATCGGGGTGATCGGCGTGCTGTCGATCGCCTGGTGGCTCTGGCGGCGATCGTCGGGCATCCGGTTCACCGACCTGCCGATCGCGGGTGCGCTGGTCGGGGGCAGTCCTGTCGTCGTGGTTCCGGCCTTCTTCGGGATAATGGAAGGCGGACGGATCCTGTCGGTGATCGGCACGCCGATCATGCTGGTCTCGGTCGTCGGCACCATCGTCTTCGGCAGCCTGATGCTGATGGAACGCCAGCGCCGACGCACCGAGACCGCCCTGCTGGCCGAACGTCAGCGGTTCCGCGCGATGGCCGACAGCGTGCCGGGTGCCTTCCTGCAATGCCTGCTGCCGGCAGACGGTCCGCCGGCGATCATCTATGCCGGCAATGGCATCCGCGATATCACCGGCGGCATCGATGCCGCACGGATCTGTGCCGACCCCGCACAGCTGGATGATCTGGTGGCCGACCACGCCCCGCGCCGGGCAATGGCCGCCATCCGCGATGCCATGCTGGGCATCGGGCCATCCCGTTTCGGGCTGCCGCTGGTGGGCCGCGACGGCATCACCCGCTGGGCGATGCTTCACGTCGCGGCGCCGCAGACCCTGGCGAATGGCGACCGGGTGGCCGATGTGCTGGCGATCGACGTATCCGACCTGCACCGCACCGAAGAGGAACTGCGCGCGGCACAGGTCACGGCCGAACAGGCCAACGCCGCCAAATCGATGTTCCTGGCGAATATGAGCCATGAACTGCGCACGCCGATGACCGGCGTTCTGGGCATGCTGGATCTGCTGGACGCAAGCCCGCTGAACGACAAGCAGCAGCGCTGGGTCACCGCCATGCGCCGATCCGCCGGCGGTCTGATGACGCTGCTCGACGACATTCTGGATCTGTCGAAGATCGAGGCCGGCCGGCTCAGCCTGTCGGAAGAACCCCTGGTGCTGGACCGGCTTGTGGGCGATGTGCTGGGCCTGTTCGAAGGCCGCGCCTCGCAGAAGGGTCTGGCCCTGACCGTGCGCCGGGCCAGCGGCGTGCCCGATGCGATCCTTGCCGATCCGATGCGGTTGCGGCAGGTGCTGATGAACCTGGTCGGCAATGCGATCAAGTTCACCGACAGCGGCTTCATTGAAATCAGGCTGGATGTTCTGGCCGGTCGGCATGGCGGTCCGGATCGCATCGCCATCGCCGTCGCCGATACCGGCGTCGGCATCGCATCGCAGGATCTGGCGCAGATCTTCGATCCGTTCACACAGGCCCGCGGCCCGATGAGCGGCCAGCCCGGCGGCACGGGGCTCGGGCTTGCGATTTCACACCGCCTCACCACCGCCATGGGCGGCGAATTGTCGGTCGACAGCCTGCCCGGCGTCGGGTCGGTGTTCACGGTCTATCTGCCCTGTCGGCCGGTCACTCCGCCCACCACCATTGCCGGGCCAGTGATCGGCGATGAGGCGGCCGCATTGACCGGGGGCCGTTTCTCGGGAAGGCGGGTGCTGGTGGCCGAGGACAATCCGGTCAACCGCGAGCTGATGGGCGAGGCGCTGCACCGGATGGGTTTCACGGTCACCGTGGTCGAGGATGGTGCCGCCGCGGTCGACATCTCGGCGCGCCAGCCCTTCGACGTGATCATCATGGACATGCAGATGCCGCGGATGGATGGTGTGGCCGCCACCCGCGCGATCCGCGCGCGTGGCGACACGGTGCCGATCATGGCGCTGTCGGCAGATGCGATGGTTGAAAACCGGCCACGCTATTTCGACGCCGGCATCGATGCCTTTGTCGCCAAGCCGGTGAACTGGGTCGAATTGCGGACCACCCTGATCACGCTGCTCGCCGGTGCGCCGCCGTCGCTGCCGGTCGATCACAGCCCACTGCCACCGCCCGCGCCGGCAGACAATCCCTCGGATCCCGGTGCTGATCCGGGGCAAGGCGCCGACCCCCTGGCACGGCTGACGGCCATGCCGGTCATCGACGACCACCGGCGGGCGGCACTCGATATGGCATTGGGTGCCGATCGATCGACCATGCTGTATGCACTGTTTGCCGAAAGTGCGATTGGCAGCGGCCGGCAGGTGCAGGCCGCAATCGCCGATGGCGACGCCAATGCCTATCGCAGCGCCTTGCATGCCCTGAAGGGCCTGGCGGCCAATTACGGGTTCGTGCGGCTCGCAAGCCTCTGCGCCTCACTGGAAGCCATGTCCCTCGCCGAGGCCGGAGTGCTGACCGAGCGGCTGGACGCCGAAATTCATGCCGCCGCCGCACGGAGCTGA